The Porites lutea chromosome 7, jaPorLute2.1, whole genome shotgun sequence genome includes the window TAACATCACTAATCACTATTTTgtgattacacatacaaatttgTTGCTGTTGCTTTCAACAGATGATGGCATTGGAATTACTGAAACATGTCTTGTTGTAACTTTAAGAATTGTTATCACGTCCTTTTTAAAGTTTCAGAATAAATTCACAAAGAGGTGAGGGCTTAAACCAACCTCAAAAGACAATGATTTAGATTATGGGTTTCTTGTATTGAACCAACACTTcatttataaattaaaatatacatgtgTATTTACTAATCAGCCCTATGTGGCAGACTAGGTCCCAAAAGGTATGTTACTATTTTAATTTTGGGAGGATCAACACTATACtacaaagtaaacaaaaacaGAACTTCTCTCAGACTGTTATTGCATATAGAGAGGGATGTGGCAAGGTAAAATGAAATATAACTAGCAAGTTGTGGATCTAGAATGTGGCAAGTCTTGTGAATCATTTGCATCGTGATCTTCGTCTATGTCTTCATCACTCAGACAACTGTTCCCGTTGGGTGCACGCCCTGAATAAAAGAgaaataacataattttttagCTTTCCTTGACACTGTAGTGGTCCAGTTTCGagacaaaacaataaattgcTGTCTGAAGACTTCAGGCAGTAATAAATAACCAAAACCAAAGAGCaaccagacaaaaaaaaaacacctttatACCTTGAGCCCTCAAACAGCTCCACTaaagtgatcatttttttcttacctcctgaaaataactaaaatttacATGTTGCTCCTTCCAACAAATTTTAACAAGTATGATTCCTTAATAAGCAAATACTTCCCTTCGAATACCATTTCTATACAAAAAAACCACCACCCCTCACAACTACATGTATTGCTAGAGGACCATTAATAATTGCCTCATTCCTTGTCACtacttgtttcatttttttctcttacagCACTACAGGGTAATAGAGTGGGGTGTGAGGGAAAGGAAACCACCATGGACCCCTCCAGGGAAGCATGCACTTACCACTTTACCTGGTCGAGCCCATGTGCGGATGAATCCTTCATGGCAAGCCATGACAATACAGTCTTCCCTAAATGATAATGCTGTTAGCCTCTCATTTGCAACTTTCTTGGCAACTAAAGGTTCTAAAATGGGTATGTCCTCCATTCTAGGACAAAGTACAGTTCCTGGTGTGACATTTCCAGTATTCACTAAATTTTCCATGGATTTTGTCAATGTATGTACTTGAGTTAAATTCTTTGGTGCATCAAATGAAGTCAAGGGGGCAACAGCATTGCCACTGCCCGTGTGATTCACTTCATGTGTGATGGGTCCATTGGAAAAGTGATGTGCAGAGGTTACAtgtgaatttgaaaaagttgtaCTAGCACGCACACTTCTGCCACGAGGTCTCTGAACTCTGAGAACGTCATCTCCCAAATCCCATAACATAAAATTTGTATCTTGGCCTACTGACCCAAATCTATAGCAAGTAACATTTTTGTCCTCAGATGTAACAGAACTTGAATGCTGTGAGGGTGCAATACCATTCTGTTCAATTTCATCTTCATCACTGTCATCAACGCGACCTTCTGCACTCACACTTGTGGTGTAAGGATCAAAAGCCACTACTTGAACCCAAGACTGGTGTCCTACTCCACGAGCGATGACTCTCCGTTCAAGAAAAGACCACACCGTCACAAGGTCATCCTCACCTCCTGTGACAATGTACTTGCCATCTGGACTCCAGCAAACACAATTGAGTCCTCCAAAAAAACTCTTCATCACACCACACAGAGACTGCAAGTCAA containing:
- the LOC140942768 gene encoding WD repeat-containing protein 20-like isoform X2 yields the protein MASGRGPANQEIKHHFATKEGCYRLLDLSVYSRPNKVPYSVQQCHPVRVSFVTLKDQGGCNDRIAFNVGRELYFYIYKGVRKAADLTKPIDKRLYKGTIPTCHDFNLITRSSESLELLIGFSAGQVQLLDPVKHEVNKLFNEERLVDKTKVMCLKWIPGSENLFLVAHESGNMFVYNKEHPAGAGPPQYALMKQGPGYTIYSGKSKTTRNPVCKWTIGEGAINEFAFSPDCKHIATANQDGFLRVFDFDLQSLCGVMKSFFGGLNCVCWSPDGKYIVTGGEDDLVTVWSFLERRVIARGVGHQSWVQVVAFDPYTTSVSAEGRVDDSDEDEIEQNGIAPSQHSSSVTSEDKNVTCYRFGSVGQDTNFMLWDLGDDVLRVQRPRGRSVRASTTFSNSHVTSAHHFSNGPITHEVNHTGSGNAVAPLTSFDAPKNLTQVHTLTKSMENLVNTGNVTPGTVLCPRMEDIPILEPLVAKKVANERLTALSFREDCIVMACHEGFIRTWARPGKVGVHPTGTVV
- the LOC140942768 gene encoding WD repeat-containing protein 20-like isoform X1, whose translation is MASGRGPANQEIKHHFATKEGCYRLLDLSVYSRPNKVPYSVQQCHPVRVSFVTLKDQGGCNDRIAFNVGRELYFYIYKGVRKAADLTKPIDKRLYKGTIPTCHDFNLITRSSESLELLIGFSAGQVQLLDPVKHEVNKLFNEERLVDKTKVMCLKWIPGSENLFLVAHESGNMFVYNKEHPAGAGPPQYALMKQGPGYTIYSGKSKTTRNPVCKWTIGEGAINEFAFSPDCKHIATANQDGFLRVFDFDLQSLCGVMKSFFGGLNCVCWSPDGKYIVTGGEDDLVTVWSFLERRVIARGVGHQSWVQVVAFDPYTTSVSAEGRVDDSDEDEIEQNGIAPSQHSSSVTSEDKNVTCYRFGSVGQDTNFMLWDLGDDVLRVQRPRGRSVRASTTFSNSHVTSAHHFSNGPITHEVNHTGSGNAVAPLTSFDAPKNLTQVHTLTKSMENLVNTGNVTPGTVLCPRMEDIPILEPLVAKKVANERLTALSFREDCIVMACHEGFIRTWARPGRAPNGNSCLSDEDIDEDHDANDSQDLPHSRSTTC